A window of the Teredinibacter franksiae genome harbors these coding sequences:
- the manD gene encoding D-mannonate dehydratase ManD, translated as MKIKEAKVIVCSPGRNFVTLKIVTNEGVYGVGDATLNGREKAVVSYLEDYLCPALIGRDPQRIEDIWQFFYRGAYWRRGPVGMTAIAAIDTALWDIKAKLANMPLYQLLGGRSRDRIMVYSHANGATLEDTLEEVARHVEMGYKAVRVQCGIPGIGSTYGVAKGGKTYEPADADLPTEACWSTEKYLNYVPQLFEEMRKQFGDDLHILHDVHHRLTPIEAARLGKAVEPYHLFWLEDCVPAENQEAWKLIRQHTTTPLAVGEVFNSIHDCRELIQHQLIDYIRSTIVHAGGITQLRRIADLAALYHVRTGFHGATDLSPICMGAALHFDFWVPNFGIQEHMAHSEQMLEVFPHAFEFEKGYFTPGETPGHGVDIDEKLAAKYPYKRACLPVNRLEDGTLWNW; from the coding sequence GTGAAAATTAAAGAAGCCAAGGTTATTGTCTGCAGCCCCGGCCGCAATTTTGTCACCCTTAAAATCGTCACCAATGAAGGGGTTTACGGGGTGGGTGATGCCACCCTAAACGGCCGAGAGAAAGCCGTTGTTTCTTACCTCGAAGATTACCTTTGCCCCGCCTTGATAGGCCGCGACCCGCAACGTATAGAAGATATTTGGCAATTTTTCTACCGTGGCGCCTACTGGCGACGTGGCCCAGTGGGCATGACCGCCATTGCCGCCATCGACACCGCCCTGTGGGACATAAAAGCCAAACTGGCCAACATGCCCCTGTACCAATTACTGGGTGGCCGCAGCCGCGACCGCATAATGGTGTACAGCCATGCCAATGGGGCCACCCTAGAAGATACGCTGGAAGAGGTAGCCCGGCATGTAGAAATGGGCTACAAGGCCGTGCGTGTGCAATGTGGTATTCCCGGCATTGGCAGCACCTACGGTGTCGCTAAAGGCGGTAAAACCTACGAACCCGCCGATGCCGACCTGCCCACAGAGGCCTGTTGGTCTACCGAAAAATACCTGAATTATGTGCCGCAATTATTCGAAGAAATGCGCAAACAGTTTGGCGACGACCTGCACATTCTGCACGATGTTCACCATCGGTTAACGCCCATAGAAGCCGCTCGCCTCGGTAAAGCGGTAGAGCCCTACCACCTGTTTTGGCTCGAAGACTGCGTACCCGCCGAAAACCAAGAAGCCTGGAAACTCATTCGCCAGCACACCACCACGCCACTGGCGGTGGGTGAAGTGTTTAACAGCATTCACGATTGCCGCGAGCTTATTCAGCATCAATTAATCGACTACATTCGCTCTACCATCGTGCATGCCGGCGGCATAACACAGTTACGCCGTATAGCCGACTTGGCCGCGCTCTACCATGTGCGCACCGGCTTTCACGGAGCCACAGACCTCTCCCCCATCTGCATGGGTGCAGCCCTACACTTTGACTTTTGGGTGCCCAACTTTGGCATTCAGGAACATATGGCTCACAGTGAGCAAATGCTGGAGGTTTTTCCCCATGCATTTGAATTTGAAAAGGGCTACTTCACACCGGGTGAAACACCGGGGCATGGCGTAGATATCGATGAAAAACTCGCCGCAAAGTACCCCTACAAACGCGCATGCTTACCCGTAAATCGACTGGAAGACGGCACCCTTTGGAATTGGTAA
- a CDS encoding HupE/UreJ family protein, whose product MPTIAYYRYHVMLLLLPAFVGLFSAFAQAHDAFASDVRAQLQQGGQLEVELKFASVTVEGFTQGISDRDNQVSEANLFNIEAHLIHQAKSFFVVTSNNRKLEPTDIAVVIKDNDDAVVFSLHYTGVEVGTLAILSEFITRTNPEFTATLTILDTNGVQLGLFIQSQSHLFDEVQVASTAAKVANSEGVFTSFLVQGLVHIVTGFDHLLFLFALLIVCRDWRSTITIVTCFTLAHSVTLSLASLDIISLPARVVEIVIALTIVYVGVENLVTRHKPKFRWVLTSSFGLIHGFGFASVLRDIGLGSDGAPIVIPLFAFNLGVEAGQIAIVALCLPLLWQSRKLKVFETYGLPTASVFVSAMGVFWLVVRGFSL is encoded by the coding sequence ATGCCTACTATTGCCTATTATCGCTACCACGTGATGTTGCTCCTTCTTCCGGCGTTTGTAGGGCTATTTAGCGCCTTTGCGCAGGCCCACGACGCTTTTGCCAGTGATGTTCGCGCACAATTACAGCAAGGCGGGCAACTGGAAGTGGAGTTAAAATTTGCATCGGTTACGGTGGAAGGCTTTACCCAGGGCATTTCCGACCGCGACAATCAAGTGAGTGAAGCTAACCTTTTCAATATTGAAGCGCACCTTATACATCAGGCGAAATCGTTTTTTGTTGTGACCAGCAACAACCGCAAGTTGGAGCCAACCGACATTGCGGTGGTGATTAAGGATAACGACGATGCGGTTGTTTTTTCCCTGCATTACACCGGTGTAGAGGTGGGCACTCTGGCCATACTGAGTGAATTTATTACGCGTACTAACCCGGAATTTACCGCAACCTTAACGATTCTGGATACCAACGGCGTACAGCTGGGCCTATTTATTCAATCGCAGAGCCACCTTTTCGACGAGGTACAGGTGGCCAGTACAGCGGCAAAAGTGGCTAACTCTGAGGGTGTGTTCACTAGCTTTTTGGTTCAGGGGTTGGTGCATATCGTCACAGGTTTCGACCACCTGCTATTTCTCTTCGCGCTCTTAATTGTATGCCGCGATTGGCGTTCAACGATTACGATTGTTACCTGCTTTACACTGGCACACTCGGTTACGCTTTCGCTCGCCAGCTTAGATATTATTAGCCTGCCTGCTCGCGTGGTCGAAATCGTTATTGCACTGACTATTGTGTATGTGGGTGTGGAAAACCTGGTAACCCGCCACAAACCGAAATTTAGGTGGGTGCTCACCAGTAGCTTCGGGCTAATACACGGTTTTGGTTTCGCCAGTGTGTTGCGCGATATTGGCTTAGGCAGTGACGGGGCACCTATCGTTATTCCATTATTTGCTTTTAACTTGGGCGTGGAAGCGGGGCAAATTGCTATTGTTGCTCTTTGCCTGCCGCTGTTGTGGCAATCAAGAAAATTAAAGGTTTTTGAAACCTATGGCCTGCCGACGGCGTCTGTTTTTGTGTCCGCTATGGGCGTTTTTTGGTTGGTCGTGCGTGGTTTTAGTTTGTAA